One region of Chaetodon auriga isolate fChaAug3 chromosome 5, fChaAug3.hap1, whole genome shotgun sequence genomic DNA includes:
- the hs3st1l2 gene encoding heparan sulfate (glucosamine) 3-O-sulfotransferase 1-like 2, with protein sequence MLWTVLLALLVLLLLQTQLSVCLRELRSGGSSSPAYTSSSSSPSSSYNATQQRLPGAIIIGVRKGGTRALLEMLNLHPDVEVAKAEVHYFNLEEHYRRGLAWYRAQMPFTLPAQLTVEKTPGYFAAPQVPARVWDMNPAVRLLLIVRDPAERLVSDYTQVLHNRLTRHKPYQPLEELLIHKGHIDPAYKALQRSLYHQHLARWLEVFPREQIHVVDGDALIRDPFPELRKAERFLDLPPRISPNNFYYNTTKGFYCLLSAGHDKCLDESKGRPHAPLSTQAFKKLCHYFRKPNKLFFEMVGRSFSWC encoded by the exons aTGCTGTGGACAGTGCTACTAGCGCTGCtggtgcttctgctgctgcagactcagctgtctgtgtgcttaAGGGAATTACGCAGTGGGGGTTCTAGCTCCCCTGCCTAcacctcttcatcatcctctccctcctcctcttacaATGCCACCCAGCAGCGGCTGCCCGGAGCTATTATTATTGGCGTGAGGAAAGGCGGCACCAGAGCCCTGCTGGAGATGCTCAACCTGCACCCAGATGTGGAAGTGGCAAAGGCCGAG GTGCACTACTTCAACCTGGAGGAGCACTACCGCCGAGGCCTGGCCTGGTACCGAGCCCAGATGCCCTTCACCCTCCCTGCTCAGCTGACAGTGGAGAAGACCCCTGGCTACTTTGCGGCCCCTCAGGTTCCTGCACGTGTCTGGGACATGAACCCCGCCGTCCGCTTGTTACTCATTGTCCGGGACCCGGCCGAGAGGCTGGTCTCCGACTACACCCAGGTCCTCCACAATCGCCTGACTCGCCACAAGCCCTACCAGCCGCTAGAGGAGCTCCTGATCCACAAGGGCCACATTGACCCTGCGTACAAGGCGCTGCAGAGGAGCCTGTACCACCAGCATCTGGCCCGCTGGCTGGAGGTCTTCCCCAGGGAGCAGATCCACGTGGTGGACGGTGACGCGCTCATTCGGGATCCCTTCCCCGAGctgagaaaggcagagaggttTCTGGACCTGCCTCCCAGAATAAGCCCCAACAACTTCTACTACAACACCACCAAGGGCTTCTACTGCCTCCTGTCTGCTGGACACGACAAGTGCCTGGACGAGTCTAAAGGCAGGCCGCACGCGCCGCTGAGCACCCAGGCCTTTAAGAAGCTTTGTCACTACTTCAGGAAGCCCAACAAGTTGTTCTTTGAAATGGTGGGGAGGTCGTTTTCCTGGTGCTGA